CAGATCCTTATACATAAGCTGACATGTATTAATATCTGTATCAAGATAAAGCCCGTTTTACAGATGATTCTTCACAATAAAAAGCCATCTTCACATTAAGTGAGGATGGCTTTTTCTAAGGTAAGCTTGTCCAATTTTACCGATGTTTATTCAGCAGCTTTTGTAGCGCTTGGGGATGCGCTTGGTGCTGTAGTGGCTTCTGTTCCGCTATTTTTTGTTCCGGATTCATCTGCGGCAGATGAGCTTTTCGGCAGATTGATGCTCTCAATAATGCCCTCCAGATCTTTCTCCATGAACGCTTCTAGATTCTTGGATACAATGGAGCTTTTAATGCCTTCTTTTTGTTCATCCGTTAACTGGTCAAAGGTTTTGTCTGTGCGGGACTCCACCTTGATAATGTGGTAACCGTAAGAAGTCTCTACAGGATCACTAATGGTGTTTAGGGGCAGCGTTTGAGCAGCCTTCTTAAACTCATCTACATAAGTGCCTACAGCTTTATCTTTATATTCTCCGCCTGTTTCCTTAGAGCTTGTATCATCAGAGTATTCCTTAGCGATTGCTGCAAAATCAGCTCCCCCGTCCAGCTTCGCCTTAACTTCCTTCGTGATTTTCAGTGCTTCTTCGCTAGTGCGCTCTTTGTTGTTAGCATCTGTCAAACCGATTAACACATGGCGTAAAGTGGCTACCGTAAAGTCACCTTTTGTAGCTTCGAATTCTTTGACAACCTGATCGTCTGTCACTTTAAGCAGCATATCCTGATAAACCGTCAGTACACGCTCCATATAACTATGGATATCGCCCTCAGTAACGTCAGCATCTTTTAACGTTTTCTTATAATTGTCGCCCAGAGCTTTCTTTAAGTCAGCGATTTGGCTATCTGCCTCTTTCTTCGCCTGCTTCTTCGCTTCATCTGTTGCTTTAGAAGCCAAGTATTCAAAGCCCACTTCCTGCTTCAAAATAGACTCCTTGAAAGCCTCGATCTCTAAATATTGCGCTTGCTGTGGAGAGAGCAATTTCATAATTTTTTGATCCGTTGAGAATTCCTTCTCTGTAATTGTTCCACCTTTATAAGTCGCTACTGCCTTACTGCTATCATCGGCATTACCGCATGCTGCTAGCATAGAAAAGGAAACCGCTGCTGCTAATGAAACGAGCAGCACTTTCCATGATTTTGATTTATTTAACGACATTGTGTAGTTCTCCCTTCGATTTTAAAGACTTTTTAGCTTCCTTAAGGAACTGTTCAAGCAAGTCAAGCAGCTGTTTATCACTTAAATCTTTCGATTTAACTCGGATACTGGCTTTAGCATCCCTATCAAATTGTACACGTCTTTCGAAGCTATTTCCAACTTTAGCGAGTTTCGCTGTGTCCAGAGCGCCAAGACTTCCCTCATAGAAATTCAGGGTAACATCGTCACCGCGTCTGATCATGGAATCAATGCCATACATTTTTCCATACACTTTTAGACGAGCCACAGATAGTAGATTAACAACTGCTTCAGGCAATTCTCCAAACCGATCCAAGAGCTCATCCTCAAGCTCAGAAGCATCATCGAAGGAAGTTACTGCCGCAACTTTTTTGTAGATTTCAATTTTCTGAATACTGTCGTAAATATATTCGGATGGCAGATACGCGTCAATCGACAAATCGATAACGGTATTGCCCTCTTTGAGCGAGGTATCTTCCTCTCCAAGCACAGTAACCTTGCGCTTGCGGATTTCCTCCGCCAGCATTTGTGAGTATAAATCAAATCCCACGGACGCAATAAAACCATGCTGTTCTGCGCCAAGTAAGTTGCCTGCACCACGAATAGATAAATCTCGCATCGCTATTTTGAAACCAGAACCCAGTTCCGTAAATTCCTTAATAGACTGTAGCCGCTTCTCTGCCACTTCAGTCAGAACCTTGTCCCGCTGATACGTGAAATAGGCGTACGCAATCCGGTTGGACCGGCCTACACGTCCACGTAATTGATAAAGCTGAGACAAGCCCATCTTATCCGCATCATGCACAATAAGCGTATTTACGTTAGGAATATCTACACCTGTCTCAATAATACTTGTGCTGACAAGCACGTCGTACTCGCCATCAAGAAAATCAAGAATCGTTTTCTCCAGCTCAGTTTCCGACATTTGACCATGTCCGATGCCTACCCTAGCCTCAGGAACAAGCATGGAAATTTGAGCGGCCATTTCTTGAATGCCCTGCACACGATTATAGAGATAGTAGACTTGACCGCCGCGAGCCAATTCGCGCTCTACAGCTTCCCGCGTAAGCGTCTGACTATGCTCAACAACATAAGTCTGCACGGGGAAACGGTTCTCTGGAGGCGTCTCAATGACAGACAGATCCCGCACTCCCAGCATTGACATATGCAATGTACGAGGAATTGGGGTTGCTGTCAGGGTGAGAACATCTACATTCGTTTTTAACTTTTTCAGCTTCTCTTTATGAGTCACACCAAACCGTTGTTCTTCATCTACAATCAACAATCCAAGGTCCTTGAATACAAGGTCCTGAGACAACAGACGGTGAGTACCAATGACCACATCAACAGTTCCCGCTCGAACGCCTTTAATCGTCTCATTCTGCTCCTTACGGCTGCGGAAACGACTTAGGACTTGAATATTAAGCGGATAATTAGCGAAACGTTCCCGGAAGGTCTCATAATGCTGCTGAGCCAAAATCGTTGTGGGTACCAGCACAGCTACCTGTTTACCTTCAATGGCTGATTTAAAGGCTGCTCTTATAGCTACCTCAGTCTTGCCATAACCAACGTCTCCACAGAGGAGTCGATCCATTGGACGGTTCTGTTCCATATCCTTCTTAATTTCTTCAATAGCCCGAAGCTGATCCCGAGTCTCCTCGTAAGGGAACATCTCTTCGAATTCACGCTGTTCCTGCGTATCCTTTTCAAAACCATATCCAGCAGCACTTTGGCGTTCGGCATACAGTTTTATTAGATCATCAGCAATATCCTGCACAGAAGAGCGAACCTTATTGGTCACCCGTGTCCATTCATTACCACCTAGCTTATATACTTTCGGCTCTTTATCTTCGGAACCGACATATTTCTGAATCAAGTCAATTTGCTCGATCGGAACCGAGAGCTTATCACCACCCGCATATAAAATATGCATGTAGTCGCGATGAATACCGCTGACCTCCAGCGTGCCGATCCCCATATACTTACCGATACCATGGTTCTGGTGAACGACATAATCGCCAATTTTCAGCTCAGTATAACTCTTGATCCGTTCAGCATTATCTATTCCTTTAGAGATCTTCCGTGCCTTCCGCTGTTTCTGAGAGAACATTTCTCCTTCAGTGATAACAGCTAAATGAATAGAGGGCAGCTCAAAGCCTGAACCCAGATTTCCTTGTACGATCGTTGGCTCATCAATGCCGTAATCATAGAGGACTCTGCGCACGCGTTCAATCCGTTCCTCACTGCTCGCAAGCATCATTACCTTTACACCGGATTTGTGCCAACGCTCCATTTCCGATTTGAGCACATTCATCTGGCCATGGAAATCCTGCATCCCACGACTAATAAATCCAAGTATGTTTTGTGGTTGAATGTGTGGGACCTGGCGCAAAAAGATCGACATAAACAGGCTTTGGAACGGACGTTTGTACATAACAACATCCGTCTCGACAGAGAGATCCAGATCCGGCAATGTTTTGCCATTTTGCATCAAATGTAGGTTCCATTCCGACTCATCTCGCTCGAGCTGTTTCGCCGTTTCAAGCAGTCTGGTCGGCTCATCGAAAATAAGGATCGTATCCTGGGCCATGTAATCAAATAAATGAGAGCGTTCAGGGTATAAAAGACTAATATATTTATAGATTTCAGGGAAATAGGTTCCCTCACGCAGCATTTCTAGCTCACGGCCTATTTCTTCCTTTAGTCGCAGCTTAGCT
This window of the Paenibacillus sp. FSL R10-2734 genome carries:
- a CDS encoding peptidylprolyl isomerase, with translation MSLNKSKSWKVLLVSLAAAVSFSMLAACGNADDSSKAVATYKGGTITEKEFSTDQKIMKLLSPQQAQYLEIEAFKESILKQEVGFEYLASKATDEAKKQAKKEADSQIADLKKALGDNYKKTLKDADVTEGDIHSYMERVLTVYQDMLLKVTDDQVVKEFEATKGDFTVATLRHVLIGLTDANNKERTSEEALKITKEVKAKLDGGADFAAIAKEYSDDTSSKETGGEYKDKAVGTYVDEFKKAAQTLPLNTISDPVETSYGYHIIKVESRTDKTFDQLTDEQKEGIKSSIVSKNLEAFMEKDLEGIIESINLPKSSSAADESGTKNSGTEATTAPSASPSATKAAE
- the mfd gene encoding transcription-repair coupling factor gives rise to the protein MLQGIIEAFSKDPDFQSITQGVAAGMKEQLISGLTGSARQIMLAALHEETARPLLVVTHNMFSAQKMADDLQEALSPERVLLYPANELVAAEAAVSSPETSAQRIDVLTKCAQGFRGIVVVPYSGVRRLLPAPEVMAEAQVTVSQDGTIVLDEFLMSMIEMGYERVERVENRGELSVRGGIIDFYPMTSPLAYRVELFDDEVDSIRTFDPVDQRSIDKVRSVKITPAKEIIASKFRQESASAEASVMLERQLEKMADRQAKLRLKEEIGRELEMLREGTYFPEIYKYISLLYPERSHLFDYMAQDTILIFDEPTRLLETAKQLERDESEWNLHLMQNGKTLPDLDLSVETDVVMYKRPFQSLFMSIFLRQVPHIQPQNILGFISRGMQDFHGQMNVLKSEMERWHKSGVKVMMLASSEERIERVRRVLYDYGIDEPTIVQGNLGSGFELPSIHLAVITEGEMFSQKQRKARKISKGIDNAERIKSYTELKIGDYVVHQNHGIGKYMGIGTLEVSGIHRDYMHILYAGGDKLSVPIEQIDLIQKYVGSEDKEPKVYKLGGNEWTRVTNKVRSSVQDIADDLIKLYAERQSAAGYGFEKDTQEQREFEEMFPYEETRDQLRAIEEIKKDMEQNRPMDRLLCGDVGYGKTEVAIRAAFKSAIEGKQVAVLVPTTILAQQHYETFRERFANYPLNIQVLSRFRSRKEQNETIKGVRAGTVDVVIGTHRLLSQDLVFKDLGLLIVDEEQRFGVTHKEKLKKLKTNVDVLTLTATPIPRTLHMSMLGVRDLSVIETPPENRFPVQTYVVEHSQTLTREAVERELARGGQVYYLYNRVQGIQEMAAQISMLVPEARVGIGHGQMSETELEKTILDFLDGEYDVLVSTSIIETGVDIPNVNTLIVHDADKMGLSQLYQLRGRVGRSNRIAYAYFTYQRDKVLTEVAEKRLQSIKEFTELGSGFKIAMRDLSIRGAGNLLGAEQHGFIASVGFDLYSQMLAEEIRKRKVTVLGEEDTSLKEGNTVIDLSIDAYLPSEYIYDSIQKIEIYKKVAAVTSFDDASELEDELLDRFGELPEAVVNLLSVARLKVYGKMYGIDSMIRRGDDVTLNFYEGSLGALDTAKLAKVGNSFERRVQFDRDAKASIRVKSKDLSDKQLLDLLEQFLKEAKKSLKSKGELHNVVK